Proteins from a single region of Deltaproteobacteria bacterium:
- a CDS encoding benzoate-CoA ligase family protein → MAGTDAGAPPTGTIQYYNAAEDLLARNLAERPHKIAYIDDQGSYSFADLAGRVNRCANVLTDLGLAMESRVMVCLLDTIDFPVVFLGAIKAGLVPIAVNTLLTSNDFDFMLRDSRAQALVVSDPLLLTFKTILGAQPHLKHVVVSGGASQEYPLLAELMAREDSSFETAPTRPDDACFWLYSSGSTGTPKGTVHVQTSMIKTAELYAQPILGIQESDVVFSAAKLFFAYGLGNALSFPLSVGATTILLGDRPTPQAVWNILRERKPTIFYGVPTLYSALLAHSDLPKRDELKLRRCTSAGEALPADVGRRWAELTGVDILDGLGSTEMLHIFLSNRPGDVRYGTSGKPVPGYEIRLVGENGNLVTKGDIGELQVTGPSSAAYYWNNRDKSRGTFLGPWTRSGDKYTESDDGYFTYAGRGDDMLKVSGIWVSPFEVESAIASHAAVLEAAVVGHADENGLIKPKAYVVLRPNTPASPELAAALQQHVKSHLAPYKYPRWIEFVSELPKTATGKIQRFRLRA, encoded by the coding sequence ATGGCCGGCACGGATGCGGGTGCGCCGCCCACAGGCACAATTCAATATTACAACGCCGCTGAGGATTTGCTTGCCCGCAACTTGGCGGAGCGGCCGCACAAGATCGCTTATATCGATGACCAAGGCAGCTACTCGTTCGCCGATTTGGCCGGACGGGTCAACCGCTGCGCCAACGTGCTTACGGACCTCGGTTTGGCCATGGAATCGCGCGTCATGGTGTGCTTACTCGACACCATCGACTTTCCCGTGGTCTTTCTCGGCGCGATCAAAGCCGGATTGGTGCCGATCGCCGTCAACACGTTACTGACCAGTAACGATTTCGACTTCATGCTGCGCGACAGCCGCGCGCAGGCGCTGGTCGTATCGGACCCGCTGCTGCTCACCTTCAAAACAATTCTCGGGGCGCAGCCCCATCTCAAGCATGTGGTGGTGTCCGGCGGGGCATCGCAAGAATATCCATTGCTCGCCGAGCTGATGGCCCGGGAAGATAGCAGCTTCGAGACCGCGCCAACGCGGCCGGACGACGCCTGCTTTTGGCTTTACTCGTCCGGCTCCACAGGAACTCCAAAGGGCACTGTCCACGTGCAGACGAGCATGATCAAGACGGCCGAGTTGTATGCCCAGCCGATTCTCGGCATCCAGGAAAGCGACGTGGTGTTTTCTGCAGCGAAACTGTTTTTCGCCTACGGTTTGGGCAACGCGCTGAGTTTTCCGCTGTCGGTGGGGGCAACGACGATCTTGCTTGGCGATCGCCCGACGCCGCAGGCGGTTTGGAACATCTTGCGCGAGCGCAAGCCGACGATTTTCTACGGCGTACCGACGCTATACAGCGCCCTACTTGCCCATAGCGATTTACCCAAGCGCGACGAGCTCAAATTACGCCGCTGCACTTCGGCCGGTGAAGCATTGCCCGCCGACGTTGGCCGCCGCTGGGCGGAGCTGACCGGCGTCGACATTCTCGACGGCCTGGGTTCGACGGAGATGCTCCATATTTTTCTCTCGAATCGGCCCGGCGATGTCCGCTACGGCACCTCCGGCAAACCGGTGCCCGGCTACGAGATTCGCCTGGTCGGTGAAAATGGCAATCTCGTGACCAAAGGAGATATCGGCGAGCTGCAAGTTACTGGCCCGAGCAGTGCCGCCTACTATTGGAACAACCGCGACAAGAGCCGCGGCACTTTTCTCGGCCCTTGGACGCGCAGCGGCGACAAGTACACCGAAAGCGACGACGGCTACTTTACCTACGCCGGCCGCGGCGATGACATGCTCAAAGTGAGCGGCATTTGGGTGTCGCCCTTCGAAGTCGAATCCGCCATCGCCTCCCACGCCGCCGTGCTCGAAGCGGCGGTGGTTGGCCATGCCGACGAGAACGGTTTGATCAAACCCAAAGCTTATGTCGTGCTGCGGCCCAACACGCCGGCATCACCCGAGCTGGCGGCCGCCCTGCAGCAGCATGTGAAAAGCCACCTAGCGCCATACAAATACCCACGCTGGATTGAGTTCGTGAGCGAGCTGCCCAAGACAGCCACGGGAAAAATCCAACGCTTCAGGCTGCGCGCTTGA
- a CDS encoding ABC transporter permease: MDRNRRKFLAQAGLFATGALLPKPFAFAQAGKIRVGLMLPYTGTFAALGNNITNGFKLAVNERGAKLGGRELEYFTVDDESEPAKAPENTNKLVQRDKVDVLVGTVHSGVQMGMVKIAKETNTLMIIPNAGLDAATGALCAPNIFRTSFSNWQPSYPMGKVLADRGIRNVVSLAWKYGAGEEAVAGFTEGFIKAGGKSVRGLWIPFPNAEFQALLTEIASIKPDAVFVFFAGGGAAKFIKDYAAAGLRKSIPLYGSGFLTDGVLDATGADADGLETTLHYADGLNTKRDKEFRAAYAKAYKAEPDVYAVQGYDAGLLLAAGLEAVRGDVSKRKEVIAAMEKAKIDSPRGAWTMSKAHNPIQDIYLRKVVGKENRFVSVAHKALADPARGCKM, translated from the coding sequence ATCGATCGGAATCGCCGTAAATTCTTAGCCCAAGCCGGTCTGTTCGCCACCGGCGCATTACTACCCAAACCCTTCGCCTTCGCCCAGGCGGGAAAAATCCGCGTTGGCTTGATGCTGCCCTACACCGGCACCTTCGCCGCGCTGGGGAACAATATCACCAACGGCTTCAAGCTCGCCGTCAACGAGCGGGGCGCAAAGCTTGGCGGCCGCGAGCTAGAGTATTTTACGGTGGACGATGAGTCGGAGCCGGCCAAGGCGCCGGAGAACACCAACAAGCTGGTACAGCGCGACAAAGTCGACGTGTTGGTCGGCACCGTGCACAGCGGCGTGCAGATGGGCATGGTCAAGATTGCCAAAGAAACCAACACGCTGATGATCATCCCCAACGCCGGTTTGGACGCCGCCACCGGCGCGCTGTGTGCGCCGAATATTTTTCGCACCTCCTTTTCCAACTGGCAGCCGTCCTACCCGATGGGTAAGGTGCTCGCCGATAGAGGCATCCGCAACGTCGTGTCGCTCGCCTGGAAATACGGCGCCGGCGAAGAAGCGGTGGCGGGTTTCACCGAAGGTTTTATCAAAGCCGGCGGCAAGTCGGTGCGCGGCCTGTGGATCCCATTTCCCAATGCCGAGTTTCAAGCGCTGCTCACCGAGATCGCGTCGATCAAACCGGACGCCGTGTTTGTGTTCTTCGCCGGCGGCGGTGCGGCAAAATTCATCAAAGACTATGCCGCGGCGGGATTGCGAAAGTCGATTCCGCTATACGGTTCCGGTTTCTTGACCGATGGGGTTCTCGACGCCACAGGCGCAGACGCCGACGGACTAGAGACCACGCTGCACTACGCCGACGGGCTCAATACCAAGCGTGACAAAGAGTTTCGCGCCGCCTACGCCAAAGCGTACAAGGCCGAGCCCGACGTTTACGCCGTGCAAGGTTACGATGCCGGATTGCTGTTGGCCGCCGGCCTGGAAGCGGTCCGCGGCGACGTCAGCAAACGCAAAGAAGTCATCGCCGCCATGGAGAAAGCCAAGATCGACAGCCCGCGCGGTGCCTGGACCATGTCGAAAGCCCACAACCCTATCCAAGACATCTATCTGCGCAAAGTGGTTGGCAAAGAAAACCGCTTCGTCAGCGTCGCCCACAAGGCCCTCGCCGACCCAGCGCGGGGATGCAAGATGTAA
- a CDS encoding branched-chain amino acid ABC transporter permease encodes MFYLIQLLNAVQYGLLLFLLASGLTLIFGVMGVINLAHGGFYMVGAYLTFWLAKATGNLWLAIPIAIVIAFIIGLLLETTLIRRLYRRDHLYQVLLTFGLILVFEELRSILFGNDVHGVAIPSIFNYSIPLTETLSYPVYRLFVTAVCLVIAGVMYFVIQKTRLGMMIRAGNSNREMAAALGVNIPLLFTLVFAVGMALAAFAGAIAVPITSVAPGMGNQILIICFVVVVIGGIGSINGAMIASLLIGLADTLGKVLAPEYSGVAVYLLMAAILLWRPQGLANRS; translated from the coding sequence ATGTTCTACCTCATTCAGTTACTGAACGCCGTCCAATACGGCCTGCTACTCTTCCTGCTCGCCAGCGGCCTGACTTTGATTTTCGGCGTCATGGGCGTGATCAATCTGGCCCATGGCGGCTTTTACATGGTCGGCGCCTATCTAACGTTTTGGTTGGCCAAAGCGACCGGCAACTTGTGGCTGGCGATTCCCATCGCTATCGTCATCGCTTTCATTATCGGCCTGCTGCTCGAAACGACCCTCATCCGCCGCCTTTACCGGCGCGATCATCTGTATCAGGTGCTGCTCACCTTCGGCCTTATCTTAGTCTTCGAGGAATTGCGCAGTATTCTTTTTGGCAATGACGTGCACGGCGTTGCCATACCGTCGATCTTTAATTATTCGATCCCGCTCACGGAAACGCTGTCTTATCCGGTTTACCGACTGTTCGTCACCGCGGTCTGCCTGGTGATCGCCGGCGTCATGTACTTCGTGATTCAAAAGACCCGGCTCGGCATGATGATCCGCGCCGGCAACAGCAACCGCGAGATGGCCGCCGCGCTGGGCGTCAATATCCCGCTGCTCTTCACTTTGGTCTTCGCCGTCGGCATGGCGCTGGCGGCGTTCGCGGGCGCCATCGCGGTGCCGATTACTTCGGTGGCGCCGGGCATGGGCAATCAGATCTTGATCATCTGTTTTGTCGTCGTGGTCATTGGCGGCATCGGCTCGATCAATGGCGCGATGATCGCGTCGCTGTTGATCGGCCTCGCCGACACCCTGGGCAAAGTCTTGGCGCCGGAATATTCCGGGGTCGCCGTCTACTTGCTGATGGCCGCCATCCTATTGTGGCGTCCCCAGGGACTGGCCAATCGATCTTAA
- a CDS encoding branched-chain amino acid ABC transporter permease — MILAIFALSLDLLIGHTGLVSFGHAAYFGVAAYTLALITPKYEAANFWLTLPFAIIVASAAALIIGFLVVRTAGIYFIMVTLAFAQMLYAIFHDTKLGGGSDGIYINVRPELTVAGVKLLDLESPAQFFYLALIALVAVYFVLSKILHAPFGRALAGIRVNEQRMRSIGFPVFSYKLGAFVIAGALAGLAGYLSACQFGFVNPEILAWHHSGTVLMMVILGGMGRLHGAVLGAAAYVLLQEFLSAQAFFGTYAKHWQLTMGGLIVLIVLAFPHGIGGLIDIALRRQSNRRTVNEVARV; from the coding sequence ATGATCCTGGCGATCTTCGCCCTGAGTCTCGATCTGCTCATCGGCCATACCGGGCTCGTGAGCTTCGGCCATGCCGCCTACTTCGGCGTCGCCGCCTATACCCTGGCGCTAATCACACCGAAATATGAGGCGGCGAACTTTTGGCTCACGCTCCCTTTCGCCATCATTGTCGCCAGCGCCGCCGCGCTGATCATTGGCTTTTTGGTGGTTCGCACCGCCGGCATTTATTTCATCATGGTTACCCTGGCCTTTGCCCAGATGCTTTATGCCATCTTTCACGATACCAAGTTGGGCGGCGGCTCCGATGGCATCTACATCAACGTCCGGCCCGAGTTGACCGTTGCCGGCGTTAAGCTCCTCGATTTGGAAAGCCCGGCGCAGTTTTTTTATCTCGCGCTCATCGCGCTTGTTGCCGTCTATTTTGTCTTGAGCAAAATCTTGCACGCGCCCTTCGGCCGGGCGCTGGCGGGCATTCGGGTCAACGAGCAGCGCATGCGCTCCATCGGCTTCCCGGTTTTTTCCTACAAGCTCGGCGCCTTCGTCATTGCCGGCGCCCTCGCCGGTCTGGCCGGTTATCTTTCGGCCTGTCAGTTCGGTTTCGTCAATCCGGAAATCCTCGCGTGGCATCACTCCGGCACGGTTCTCATGATGGTGATCCTCGGCGGCATGGGGCGGCTCCATGGTGCCGTTCTGGGCGCCGCGGCCTACGTCCTGCTGCAAGAATTTCTCTCGGCGCAGGCGTTCTTCGGCACCTACGCCAAACATTGGCAACTGACGATGGGCGGTTTGATTGTGCTGATCGTCCTGGCGTTTCCCCACGGCATCGGCGGCCTCATCGATATTGCCCTACGGCGTCAAAGCAACCGTCGTACCGTTAATGAGGTCGCCCGTGTCTGA
- a CDS encoding ABC transporter ATP-binding protein gives MSEALLQVHHLNKRFGGLTAVNDVSLSVAPGQLHAVIGPNGAGKTTLTNLLSGDLLPTSGTIIFHGHDISAFPPEKRSRLGIGRSYQKTNIFPSFTALENCRLAAQSRAPRPLNWLRSANGYEDILAGSQRALDTVGLSPRADDPALALSHGEQRQLEIAMCLATEPQLLLLDEPLAGMGTEESQRMVALLGRLAESHAVLLIEHDMDAVFALAKVLTVMVDGQVLASGTPAQIRSNPEVQRAYLGEIEP, from the coding sequence GTGTCTGAAGCGCTCCTGCAAGTGCACCATCTGAACAAGCGCTTCGGCGGCCTCACGGCAGTGAACGACGTGTCTTTATCGGTCGCGCCCGGCCAGCTGCACGCCGTCATCGGTCCCAATGGCGCCGGCAAAACAACCCTGACGAATCTGCTGTCGGGCGATCTATTGCCAACCAGCGGCACAATTATTTTTCATGGCCATGACATATCGGCATTTCCGCCAGAAAAACGCTCGCGCTTGGGCATTGGCCGCAGCTACCAGAAAACCAATATCTTCCCGAGCTTCACTGCGCTAGAGAACTGCCGGTTGGCGGCCCAGTCGCGCGCGCCGCGCCCGTTGAACTGGCTGCGCTCCGCAAACGGCTACGAAGACATTCTCGCTGGGTCGCAGCGCGCGCTCGACACCGTCGGTCTCTCACCTCGCGCCGACGATCCCGCCCTCGCCTTAAGCCACGGCGAGCAGCGCCAGTTGGAGATCGCCATGTGCCTCGCCACCGAGCCACAGCTGCTCTTACTCGATGAGCCGTTGGCCGGCATGGGCACCGAAGAGTCGCAGCGCATGGTGGCCCTGCTCGGCCGGCTTGCCGAAAGCCACGCCGTTTTGCTCATCGAGCACGACATGGATGCGGTCTTTGCGCTGGCGAAAGTTTTGACGGTGATGGTGGACGGTCAAGTGCTAGCAAGCGGCACTCCGGCGCAGATCCGCAGCAATCCTGAAGTACAGCGAGCCTATCTGGGGGAAATAGAGCCGTGA
- a CDS encoding ABC transporter ATP-binding protein, with translation MSEATPIIEAQGLHTYYGASHILHGVDFSVRAGETVGLMGRNGMGKSTLIRTLMGHVPARRGEIKINGHVMTGTAAHLIARQGLAYVPEGRGIFPNLSVRENLLMAARPGINGQTLWSYDRVLETFPRLRERLSHGGQQLSGGEQQMLSIGRALMTNPQLLILDEATEGLAPLIAKEIWRIIRSVRETGIAAVIVDKNFAEVSALTDRNVILVKGQVVYEGSGGELRSRPETLREHLGI, from the coding sequence GTGAGCGAAGCGACGCCGATCATCGAAGCCCAGGGCTTGCACACCTATTACGGCGCCAGCCATATCTTGCACGGCGTCGATTTTTCCGTGCGCGCCGGGGAAACCGTCGGCTTGATGGGACGCAACGGCATGGGCAAGTCGACGCTGATCCGAACTCTGATGGGCCACGTGCCCGCGCGCCGCGGCGAGATCAAAATCAACGGCCATGTCATGACCGGCACCGCTGCCCATCTGATCGCTAGACAGGGCCTCGCCTACGTGCCCGAAGGACGCGGCATCTTCCCGAATCTTTCCGTTCGCGAAAATCTCCTCATGGCCGCTCGCCCCGGAATCAATGGCCAAACTCTGTGGAGCTACGACCGCGTGCTGGAGACTTTTCCACGACTGCGCGAGCGGCTAAGCCACGGCGGCCAGCAGCTCTCCGGCGGCGAGCAGCAGATGCTGTCGATTGGCCGAGCCTTAATGACCAACCCACAATTGCTGATCCTCGACGAAGCCACCGAAGGCTTGGCCCCATTGATCGCCAAGGAAATCTGGCGCATCATTAGGAGCGTCCGTGAGACCGGAATCGCTGCCGTGATCGTCGATAAAAACTTTGCTGAAGTTTCAGCGTTAACGGACAGAAATGTCATCCTCGTGAAGGGGCAGGTGGTCTACGAGGGAAGCGGCGGCGAATTGCGCTCTCGACCCGAAACGTTGCGGGAACACTTGGGGATTTAA
- the pal gene encoding peptidoglycan-associated lipoprotein Pal → MEAISRGVALVTPSNASLKDVYYEFDSTDLAADAQNILKQNAEWMKANPKARVEVEGHCDDVGSAEYNLALGAKRAQVAKDFLVQQGIAAERLVTISYGKEAPACFELTEECRVRNRRARFVMFTELPTS, encoded by the coding sequence ATGGAAGCAATCAGCCGCGGCGTTGCCTTGGTGACGCCCAGCAACGCTTCACTCAAAGATGTTTATTATGAATTTGACAGCACTGATCTAGCGGCCGATGCCCAGAACATCCTCAAACAAAACGCCGAATGGATGAAAGCCAATCCGAAAGCACGCGTCGAAGTCGAAGGCCATTGCGATGACGTCGGTTCAGCCGAATACAACCTGGCGCTCGGCGCCAAGCGCGCTCAAGTGGCCAAAGACTTCCTCGTCCAGCAAGGCATTGCGGCAGAGCGTTTGGTCACCATCAGCTACGGCAAGGAAGCGCCGGCCTGTTTCGAACTAACCGAAGAGTGCCGGGTAAGAAACCGCCGCGCCCGCTTCGTCATGTTTACTGAGCTGCCAACTTCCTAA